The following coding sequences are from one Ancylobacter sp. TS-1 window:
- a CDS encoding GNAT family N-acetyltransferase, whose translation MSGDAHRGPAAALRPALPGETPVLAAIAEAAILGLTGEDYDEDQQEAWAAAAADEEALAARLEGQLTLVATRDGDPVGFAALKDNREIDMLYVHPEVAGEGVGSLLCEAVEKLATARGAKSLTVDASDTALGFFQQRGFVPMQRNTVQRGGVWLSNTTMEKILGAPAGPVH comes from the coding sequence GTGAGCGGTGACGCGCACAGGGGTCCCGCCGCCGCGCTGCGCCCGGCACTGCCGGGCGAGACGCCGGTGCTCGCCGCCATCGCCGAGGCGGCGATTCTCGGCCTGACCGGCGAGGATTACGACGAGGACCAGCAGGAAGCCTGGGCGGCGGCCGCGGCCGACGAGGAGGCGCTGGCCGCGCGGCTGGAGGGGCAACTCACCCTCGTGGCGACGCGCGATGGCGATCCGGTCGGCTTCGCCGCGCTGAAGGACAATCGCGAGATCGACATGCTCTACGTCCACCCGGAGGTGGCCGGCGAGGGGGTGGGTTCGCTGCTGTGCGAGGCGGTGGAAAAGCTCGCCACCGCGCGCGGGGCGAAGAGCCTCACCGTGGACGCCAGCGACACCGCGCTCGGCTTCTTCCAGCAGCGCGGCTTCGTGCCCATGCAGCGCAACACGGTGCAGCGCGGCGGGGTCTGGCTGTCCAACACGACGATGGAAAAGATCCTCGGAGCACCCGCCGGCCCGGTGCACTGA
- a CDS encoding TIGR00730 family Rossman fold protein: MTKIKSVCVYCGAAPGADAVYMEVATELGRLFAAEGIRLIYGGGGVGLMGATARACAEAGGMVTGIIPDFLIGKEQAFEHAHELIVTHDMHERKRLMFERADAFIALPGGIGTLEELIEQLTWVQLNRHSKPVMALNVAGFWDPLLTLLDHMQSTGFVNVARPVKLLVAHNVRAVLPKLQAAVAHLGERDLHGAAEERVLDRM; the protein is encoded by the coding sequence ATGACGAAGATAAAGAGCGTTTGCGTCTACTGCGGCGCGGCTCCGGGAGCCGACGCCGTCTATATGGAAGTCGCCACCGAACTTGGCCGGCTGTTCGCCGCCGAGGGCATCCGCCTCATCTATGGCGGCGGCGGCGTCGGGCTGATGGGCGCCACCGCGCGCGCCTGCGCCGAGGCCGGCGGCATGGTCACGGGCATCATCCCGGACTTCCTGATCGGCAAGGAGCAGGCCTTCGAGCATGCCCATGAACTGATCGTCACCCATGACATGCACGAGCGAAAGCGGCTGATGTTCGAGCGGGCCGATGCCTTCATCGCCCTGCCCGGCGGCATCGGCACGCTGGAGGAACTGATCGAGCAGCTCACCTGGGTGCAGCTCAACCGTCATTCCAAGCCGGTCATGGCGCTCAACGTCGCCGGCTTCTGGGACCCGCTGCTGACCCTGCTCGATCACATGCAGTCGACCGGCTTCGTCAATGTCGCCCGGCCGGTGAAGCTCCTGGTGGCGCACAATGTGCGCGCCGTGCTGCCGAAGCTGCAGGCGGCGGTCGCCCATCTCGGCGAGCGCGACCTGCACGGGGCGGCCGAGGAGCGCGTGCTCGACCGGATGTGA
- a CDS encoding helix-turn-helix transcriptional regulator, producing the protein MSSPADDEQLALRLRALAHPARLAIVRALAEVERCQCGEIVRGLPLAQSTVSQHLKVLKEAGLITGTIEGPRSCYCLDRDTFEALAGELAQFLSLLGAAPDPSRPEGTPGNPATRKGALV; encoded by the coding sequence ATGTCCTCTCCCGCCGACGACGAACAGCTCGCCCTTCGCCTGCGCGCCCTCGCGCATCCGGCGCGGCTGGCGATCGTGCGTGCGCTGGCGGAGGTCGAGCGCTGCCAGTGCGGCGAGATCGTGCGCGGGCTCCCCCTCGCGCAGTCGACGGTCTCCCAGCACCTCAAGGTGCTCAAGGAGGCCGGCCTCATCACCGGCACCATCGAGGGGCCGCGCTCCTGCTACTGTCTCGATCGCGACACCTTCGAGGCGCTGGCGGGCGAGCTGGCGCAGTTCCTTTCGCTGCTCGGCGCGGCGCCGGACCCTTCCCGGCCCGAAGGCACGCCGGGCAACCCTGCCACGCGAAAGGGCGCACTGGTCTGA
- a CDS encoding ABC transporter ATP-binding protein/permease: MSAAEGGTPVARPSQSSGINPRGSLLVALKGLWPYLWPQDRADLRARVLWGLLLLVLAKIATMVTPFLFKWATDAVAQGEGAHISTDAISLLVAAPLMLTLAYGFSRIVMAGLTQLRDGLFAKVAMHAVRRLALETFQHMHALSLRFHLERKTGGLTRILERSREGIETIVRMLVLHLGPTILEFAMVIGVLFWQFDWRYVAATVAMILGYTFFTFLMTEHRMGIRAAMNESDTDANAKAVDSLLNYETVKYFGAEKWEADRYDRSMGRYERASVHTHTSLAWLNAGQAAIFTLGLTATMALCVFDIRAGRQSVGSFVMVNAMMVQLYQPLNFLGMIYREIKQSLIDIEAMFTILARSPEVRDTAQARPLELKGGTVRFEDVRFSYDPDREILKGVSFEVPAGRTVAIVGPSGAGKSTISRLLFRFYDLNEGRITIDGQDLREVTQDSLRAAIGMVPQDTVLFNDTLGYNIRYGRAGASDEEVARAAELAQIDGFVRRTPKGYATEVGERGLKLSGGEKQRVAIARTILKNPPILILDEATSALDSHTEREIQDALERVSRGRTTLVIAHRLSTVVSADEIIVLERGRIAERGTHAALMLRRGLYHSMWERQREAERARETLKAAGEVEEPATDDAAA; the protein is encoded by the coding sequence ATGTCCGCAGCTGAGGGCGGAACCCCCGTCGCACGCCCCTCGCAATCCTCCGGCATCAACCCGCGTGGAAGCCTGCTGGTCGCCCTGAAGGGCCTGTGGCCCTATCTGTGGCCGCAGGACCGCGCCGACCTGCGCGCCCGCGTGCTCTGGGGCCTGCTGCTGCTGGTGCTCGCCAAGATCGCCACCATGGTCACGCCCTTCCTGTTCAAATGGGCGACCGACGCGGTGGCCCAGGGCGAGGGCGCGCACATCTCCACCGATGCGATCAGCCTGCTGGTCGCCGCGCCGCTGATGCTGACGCTGGCCTACGGCTTCTCGCGCATCGTCATGGCCGGGCTGACCCAGCTGCGCGACGGCCTGTTCGCCAAGGTGGCGATGCACGCGGTGCGCCGGCTGGCGCTTGAGACCTTCCAGCACATGCACGCGCTGTCGCTGCGCTTCCATCTGGAGCGCAAGACCGGCGGCCTGACGCGTATTCTCGAACGCTCGCGCGAGGGTATCGAGACCATCGTGCGGATGCTGGTGCTGCATCTGGGCCCGACCATCCTGGAATTCGCCATGGTGATCGGCGTGCTGTTCTGGCAGTTCGACTGGCGCTACGTGGCGGCCACCGTCGCCATGATCCTCGGCTACACCTTCTTCACCTTCCTGATGACCGAGCACCGGATGGGCATCCGGGCGGCGATGAACGAGAGCGATACCGACGCCAACGCCAAGGCAGTCGACAGCCTGCTGAACTACGAGACGGTGAAGTATTTCGGCGCCGAGAAGTGGGAAGCGGACCGCTACGACCGCTCCATGGGCCGCTATGAGCGCGCCTCCGTGCACACCCACACCTCGCTGGCCTGGCTCAATGCCGGGCAGGCGGCGATCTTCACGCTGGGCCTGACCGCGACCATGGCGCTGTGCGTGTTCGACATCCGCGCCGGGCGGCAGTCGGTTGGTTCCTTCGTCATGGTCAACGCCATGATGGTCCAGCTCTACCAGCCGCTGAACTTCCTCGGCATGATCTATCGCGAGATCAAGCAGTCGCTGATCGACATCGAGGCGATGTTCACCATCCTCGCCCGCTCGCCCGAGGTGAGGGACACCGCGCAGGCCCGCCCGCTGGAGCTTAAGGGCGGCACGGTGCGCTTCGAGGATGTGCGCTTCTCCTACGATCCCGACCGCGAAATCCTCAAGGGCGTCTCCTTCGAGGTGCCCGCCGGGCGCACGGTGGCCATTGTCGGCCCCTCCGGCGCCGGCAAGTCGACCATCTCGCGGCTGCTGTTCCGTTTCTACGACCTCAATGAGGGCCGCATCACCATTGACGGGCAGGATCTGCGCGAGGTCACGCAGGACAGCCTGCGCGCGGCCATCGGCATGGTCCCGCAGGACACGGTGCTGTTCAACGACACGCTGGGCTACAACATCCGCTACGGCCGCGCCGGCGCCTCCGACGAGGAGGTGGCGCGCGCCGCCGAGCTTGCCCAGATCGACGGCTTCGTGCGGCGCACGCCCAAAGGCTACGCCACCGAGGTCGGCGAGCGCGGCCTCAAGCTCTCCGGCGGCGAGAAGCAGCGCGTCGCCATCGCCCGCACCATCCTGAAGAACCCGCCGATCCTCATCCTCGACGAGGCGACCTCGGCGCTCGACAGCCACACCGAGCGCGAGATCCAGGACGCGCTGGAGCGCGTCTCGCGCGGGCGCACCACGCTGGTGATCGCGCACCGGCTCTCCACGGTGGTTTCGGCCGACGAGATCATCGTGCTGGAGCGCGGGCGCATCGCCGAGCGCGGCACCCATGCGGCGCTGATGCTGCGCCGGGGCCTTTACCACTCCATGTGGGAACGCCAGCGCGAGGCCGAGCGTGCCCGCGAGACGCTCAAGGCCGCCGGCGAGGTGGAGGAGCCCGCCACCGACGACGCGGCGGCCTGA
- a CDS encoding phosphatidylserine decarboxylase — protein MSVLDSIRSGLVPVHREGYPFLLIGASVSAVLLWLVPPLGWIAVLITVWIAYFFRDPERVTPVREGLVVSPADGRVCLVGPAVPPAELGLGDAPLPRVCIFMNVFDVHVNRAPLAGQVSRIAYRPGKFLSADLDKASDDNERSGMVLETAVGRFGVVQIAGLVARRIVSFVREGDSVAPGERFGLIRFGSRVDVYMPAGTRPAVSEGQRAIAGETVLADLAAQGPEPTYRVD, from the coding sequence ATGTCCGTGCTCGATTCCATCCGCAGCGGCCTCGTGCCGGTCCATCGGGAAGGCTATCCGTTCCTCCTGATCGGCGCCTCGGTCTCGGCCGTGCTGCTGTGGCTCGTTCCCCCGCTCGGCTGGATCGCCGTGCTGATCACCGTCTGGATCGCCTATTTCTTCCGCGACCCCGAGCGGGTGACGCCGGTGCGCGAGGGGCTGGTGGTGTCGCCGGCGGACGGGCGCGTCTGCCTCGTCGGCCCCGCCGTGCCGCCCGCCGAACTGGGGCTGGGCGACGCCCCGCTGCCGCGCGTGTGCATCTTCATGAACGTCTTCGACGTGCACGTGAACCGCGCCCCGCTCGCCGGTCAGGTGAGCCGCATCGCCTACCGGCCTGGCAAGTTCCTCAGCGCCGATCTCGACAAGGCGAGCGACGACAATGAGCGCAGCGGCATGGTGCTGGAGACCGCCGTCGGTCGCTTCGGCGTGGTGCAGATCGCCGGCCTCGTCGCCCGCCGCATCGTCAGCTTCGTGCGCGAGGGCGACAGCGTGGCGCCGGGCGAACGCTTCGGCCTGATCCGCTTCGGCTCGCGTGTCGACGTCTACATGCCGGCCGGCACGCGTCCGGCCGTGTCGGAGGGCCAGCGGGCCATTGCCGGCGAGACGGTGTTGGCCGATCTTGCCGCGCAGGGACCCGAGCCCACCTATCGGGTCGATTGA
- the pssA gene encoding CDP-diacylglycerol--serine O-phosphatidyltransferase, whose translation MADLFPPFDPDAEQDTPEPRRRRFQAVPMRVLLPNLVTLLALCAGLTGIRMAIEGRLELALGAIVLAAVLDGLDGRLARLLQGTSRFGAELDSLSDFVCFGVAPGLVLYMWGLETLGSVGWIAALAFAICAALRLARFNVMLEDPNKPPFASDFFTGVPAPAGAICVLLPVYLELIGLPRLVASPAVAAAYCLAVALLMVSKVPAFSGKRLGARVPRDKVMPLFICVVLFVAVLVTWPWTVLSVICIGYLAALPFSAMRHAQLSRAYEARLAAGASVDAVPAGAAKDAPDGRSSHLN comes from the coding sequence ATGGCCGACCTGTTCCCTCCCTTCGATCCTGACGCCGAGCAGGACACGCCCGAGCCGCGTCGCCGCCGCTTCCAGGCGGTGCCGATGCGGGTGCTGCTGCCCAATCTGGTGACGCTGCTGGCGCTGTGCGCCGGCCTCACCGGCATTCGCATGGCCATAGAGGGGCGGCTGGAGCTGGCGCTCGGCGCCATCGTGCTGGCGGCGGTGCTCGACGGGCTCGACGGCCGGCTCGCCCGCCTGCTGCAGGGCACCTCGCGCTTCGGCGCCGAGCTGGACAGCCTCTCCGACTTCGTGTGCTTCGGCGTGGCCCCCGGCCTCGTGCTGTACATGTGGGGCCTCGAGACGCTGGGCTCGGTGGGCTGGATCGCCGCGCTCGCCTTCGCGATCTGCGCGGCGCTGCGCCTCGCGCGCTTCAACGTGATGCTGGAAGACCCCAACAAGCCGCCCTTCGCCTCGGACTTCTTCACCGGCGTTCCGGCGCCGGCGGGGGCGATCTGCGTGCTGCTGCCGGTCTATCTGGAACTGATCGGCCTGCCGCGCCTCGTGGCCTCGCCGGCGGTGGCGGCCGCCTACTGTCTCGCCGTGGCGCTGCTGATGGTCTCGAAGGTGCCGGCCTTCTCGGGCAAGCGGCTCGGCGCGCGGGTGCCGCGCGACAAGGTGATGCCGCTCTTCATCTGCGTGGTGCTGTTCGTCGCCGTTCTGGTGACGTGGCCGTGGACGGTGCTGTCGGTGATCTGCATCGGCTATCTCGCCGCGCTGCCCTTCTCGGCGATGCGGCACGCGCAGCTTTCACGCGCCTATGAGGCCCGCCTCGCGGCCGGCGCGAGCGTAGACGCCGTTCCCGCCGGCGCCGCTAAGGACGCGCCGGACGGACGCTCAAGCCACCTCAACTGA
- a CDS encoding transferase: MLQTASVTVSTPSSAKVRESEAGRVAYARREPASVAQMMSQHLDLARPGSDAEALRLLRIAFPGASLTARVEAMARRPR, from the coding sequence ATGCTGCAAACAGCGAGCGTGACAGTGAGTACCCCGTCCTCCGCCAAGGTGCGCGAGAGCGAAGCCGGGCGCGTCGCCTATGCGCGGCGCGAGCCCGCCTCGGTGGCCCAAATGATGTCCCAGCACCTCGATCTGGCGCGGCCGGGTTCGGACGCGGAGGCGTTGCGCCTGCTGCGCATCGCCTTTCCGGGCGCCTCGCTCACCGCGCGCGTCGAGGCCATGGCCCGCCGCCCCCGCTGA
- a CDS encoding protease inhibitor Inh/omp19 family protein — MKLSVAVATTAAAVLLGGCSTVLDGFGGSSSSPVETSQITPAPSGSIESSPVAAPGEPGYGANASSAAAAVTPRATTASAVALSPPPATAPGGVAYAEPGAARTQLAGTWTYGWDDGQKKCKVTLSTDRGMTGFAANADVDCPNDIFMTKGWDVWGNEIVLQNHLGKVTARLQPAAAGQYDGVATGDGAKVTLTRS; from the coding sequence ATGAAGCTTTCCGTTGCCGTCGCCACGACCGCCGCCGCCGTCCTTCTGGGCGGTTGCAGCACCGTTCTGGACGGCTTCGGCGGTTCGTCTTCCTCCCCGGTCGAGACCAGCCAGATCACCCCCGCCCCTTCCGGTTCGATCGAGAGTTCTCCCGTCGCCGCGCCGGGCGAGCCGGGCTACGGCGCCAACGCGTCGAGCGCCGCCGCCGCCGTCACGCCGCGCGCCACCACCGCCTCGGCCGTGGCGCTGTCGCCGCCGCCGGCCACCGCGCCGGGCGGCGTCGCCTATGCCGAGCCGGGTGCAGCCCGCACGCAGCTCGCCGGCACCTGGACCTATGGCTGGGACGACGGCCAGAAGAAGTGCAAAGTCACGCTGTCGACCGATCGCGGCATGACCGGCTTTGCCGCCAATGCCGACGTCGACTGCCCGAACGACATCTTCATGACCAAGGGCTGGGATGTGTGGGGCAACGAAATCGTGCTCCAGAATCATCTCGGCAAGGTCACGGCGCGGCTCCAGCCGGCGGCCGCCGGCCAGTATGACGGCGTCGCCACCGGCGATGGCGCCAAGGTCACGCTGACCCGCTCCTGA
- a CDS encoding SDR family NAD(P)-dependent oxidoreductase, translating to MYQMLDPATLRVLVTGATSGIGAATARRFALAGAHVVGTGRRADRLIGLRDELGARFHPLEVDVRDNDALVAALAGLPEAFAPFNVVFANAGLALGLEPAQAASLDDWDDMVETNIKGLLYTVRATLPAMVERKEGHVVFTGSVAGDYPYPGGNTYGATKAFVKQFALNLIADVAGTGVRVTNIEPGMVETEFSLVRFHGDATKSQGVYAGTDAMTAEDIAEQVFFATTLPRRVNINRIQAFASCQSFSPFKVTRG from the coding sequence ATGTATCAGATGCTGGATCCTGCCACCCTGCGTGTCCTTGTCACCGGAGCCACTTCCGGTATCGGTGCCGCCACCGCCCGGCGCTTCGCGCTGGCGGGTGCCCATGTCGTCGGCACCGGACGCCGCGCCGACCGCCTGATCGGCCTGCGCGACGAACTCGGCGCCCGCTTCCATCCGCTCGAGGTCGATGTGCGCGACAATGACGCGCTGGTCGCCGCGCTGGCGGGGCTGCCGGAGGCCTTCGCCCCCTTCAACGTGGTGTTCGCCAATGCCGGCTTGGCGCTCGGTCTCGAACCGGCGCAGGCCGCCAGCCTCGACGACTGGGACGACATGGTCGAGACCAACATCAAGGGCCTGCTGTACACGGTGCGCGCGACGCTGCCGGCCATGGTCGAGCGCAAGGAGGGCCATGTGGTCTTCACCGGCTCGGTGGCCGGCGACTATCCCTATCCCGGCGGCAACACCTACGGCGCCACCAAGGCCTTCGTGAAGCAGTTCGCGCTGAACCTGATCGCCGACGTGGCCGGCACCGGCGTGCGCGTGACCAATATCGAGCCGGGCATGGTCGAGACCGAGTTCTCGCTGGTGCGCTTCCATGGCGACGCCACGAAGTCGCAGGGCGTCTATGCCGGGACCGATGCGATGACGGCCGAGGACATCGCCGAGCAGGTGTTCTTCGCCACGACGCTGCCCCGTCGGGTCAACATCAACCGCATCCAGGCCTTCGCGAGCTGCCAGAGCTTCTCGCCCTTCAAGGTCACGCGGGGCTGA
- the chrA gene encoding chromate efflux transporter, producing the protein MSEPHPSPTTAHAGTSREVFLAFLRLGVTSFGGPVAHLGYFREDLVRRRRWLSEETYANLVALCQFLPGPASSQVGMAIGLMRAGPAGMAAAWLAFTLPSALIMLAVAYGVMQADATGIGGGWLAGLKVAAAAIVADAVLGMAKNLCPDRTRRSLALLAAAAAALAPGAFGQIGVIAGGALAGLAFIRLDTAPVHEPAGHHLPGRIASLAALALFAALLVGLPVLARASGDPGVALFDTLYRAGALVFGGGHVVLPLIEAELVRPGGLTQEVFLAGYGAAQAVPGPLFSFAAYVGAMMPGPPNGALGGAVALVGAFLPSALLVYAALRFWSRLAADRRVRDAMAGVNAAVVGLLGAAFWDPVVTSSVTSGRSFALALLAYLALVLWRVPAWAVVAGAAFGGAVFL; encoded by the coding sequence ATGAGCGAACCGCATCCCTCCCCCACAACCGCCCACGCCGGAACCTCGCGCGAGGTGTTCCTCGCCTTCCTGCGCCTCGGCGTCACCTCGTTCGGCGGGCCGGTCGCGCATCTCGGCTATTTCCGCGAGGATCTGGTGCGCCGCCGGCGCTGGCTCAGCGAGGAGACCTACGCCAATCTGGTCGCGCTGTGCCAGTTCCTGCCGGGCCCCGCCTCCAGCCAGGTCGGCATGGCGATCGGGCTGATGCGCGCCGGCCCCGCCGGCATGGCGGCGGCATGGCTCGCCTTCACCCTCCCCTCGGCGCTGATCATGCTCGCCGTCGCCTATGGCGTGATGCAGGCCGACGCCACCGGCATTGGCGGGGGCTGGCTCGCCGGGCTCAAGGTCGCGGCCGCCGCGATCGTCGCCGACGCGGTGCTGGGCATGGCGAAGAACCTGTGCCCGGACCGGACGCGCCGCAGCCTCGCCCTCCTCGCCGCCGCCGCGGCGGCATTGGCGCCCGGCGCCTTCGGGCAGATCGGCGTGATCGCCGGCGGCGCGCTGGCGGGGCTCGCCTTCATCCGGCTCGACACCGCGCCGGTGCACGAGCCGGCCGGTCATCACCTGCCGGGGCGCATCGCCTCGCTGGCCGCCCTCGCGCTGTTCGCCGCGCTGCTGGTCGGCCTGCCGGTTCTGGCGCGGGCGAGCGGCGATCCCGGCGTCGCGCTGTTCGACACGCTCTACCGCGCCGGCGCGCTGGTGTTCGGCGGTGGCCATGTGGTGCTGCCGCTGATCGAGGCCGAGCTGGTGCGGCCCGGCGGGCTGACGCAGGAGGTGTTTCTCGCCGGCTATGGCGCCGCGCAGGCGGTGCCCGGCCCGCTGTTCAGCTTCGCCGCCTATGTCGGGGCGATGATGCCGGGACCGCCGAACGGCGCTCTGGGCGGCGCCGTCGCGCTGGTCGGCGCCTTCCTTCCGTCGGCGCTGCTGGTCTATGCCGCGCTGCGCTTCTGGTCCCGCCTTGCCGCCGACCGACGGGTGCGCGACGCGATGGCTGGGGTCAATGCCGCCGTGGTCGGCCTGCTCGGCGCCGCCTTCTGGGACCCGGTGGTGACGTCGAGCGTCACGTCGGGCCGCAGCTTCGCGCTGGCGCTGCTCGCCTATCTCGCGCTGGTGCTGTGGCGCGTGCCGGCCTGGGCGGTGGTCGCCGGCGCCGCCTTCGGCGGCGCCGTATTTCTGTGA
- a CDS encoding LysR substrate-binding domain-containing protein, protein MRHLDTESLGMLIAIVDTGGFTAAAERVGRTQSAVSARIAQLEDSLGVRLLERSRRGISLTETGERLVAHARRLLAYESEALADLKGGTPEGSVRLGMPDDYVDAYFTPTIARFAAAYPRVEISIRSDLSKNIEPEVERGHIDVALLTRDLSRPTGELIKREKLLWLAARGHRPERNAPLPLALFPTGCRVRPHISATLDKAGLSWRVACTSSSQGGIHAAIETGLCITALPECAAPAEWRRLGPADGLPPLPDIEIALLLAPAASSAARRLADMLRAALAMPSVVAAA, encoded by the coding sequence ATGCGTCATCTCGATACCGAATCCCTCGGCATGCTGATCGCCATCGTCGACACGGGCGGCTTCACCGCCGCCGCCGAACGCGTGGGACGCACGCAGTCGGCCGTCTCGGCGCGCATCGCCCAGCTTGAGGACAGTCTCGGCGTGCGGCTGCTGGAGCGCTCGCGCCGGGGCATCTCGCTCACCGAGACGGGGGAGCGGCTGGTCGCCCATGCCCGCCGGCTGCTCGCCTATGAAAGCGAGGCGCTGGCCGACCTCAAGGGCGGCACGCCCGAGGGCAGCGTGCGGCTCGGCATGCCCGACGATTATGTCGACGCCTATTTCACCCCCACCATCGCCCGCTTCGCCGCCGCCTATCCGCGCGTCGAGATCTCGATCCGCTCGGACCTGTCCAAGAACATCGAGCCCGAGGTCGAGCGCGGGCATATCGACGTCGCCCTGCTGACCCGCGACCTGTCCCGCCCGACCGGCGAGCTGATCAAGCGCGAGAAGCTGCTCTGGCTGGCGGCACGCGGCCACCGGCCGGAGCGCAACGCCCCGCTGCCGCTGGCGCTGTTCCCCACCGGCTGCCGGGTGCGCCCGCACATCTCGGCGACGCTCGACAAGGCCGGGCTGAGCTGGCGCGTCGCCTGCACCTCCTCCTCGCAGGGCGGCATCCACGCCGCGATCGAGACCGGCCTGTGCATCACCGCCCTGCCGGAATGCGCGGCACCGGCCGAATGGCGCCGGCTCGGCCCGGCCGACGGCCTGCCGCCGCTGCCCGATATCGAGATCGCGCTGCTGCTGGCCCCCGCCGCCTCCTCGGCGGCGCGCCGGCTCGCCGACATGCTGCGCGCGGCGCTGGCCATGCCCTCGGTGGTCGCCGCCGCCTGA